In Chryseobacterium gotjawalense, the following are encoded in one genomic region:
- a CDS encoding choice-of-anchor L domain-containing protein: MFRYRFFSSSFALLFILFSISGSAQQYITVDTSTYTPEQLVKDIFIGSQNAACITVSNVSVKGWQDYGNNPFSHGYFEKGTLPFNIEKGLILSTGGAYRAPGPNNGVLSEGDATWLGDKDLEKAVPVASPSWNATALEFDFVSLTSTGISFEYMFLSEEYQKSGCNYSDAFAFLIKEAGATTYQNIATVLNQATGNLDPVSSRTVRDNTYCSPSNAEYFGQYNLPPMVPPNMSPTIFDGQTKVLTAKADVIPGKTYHIKLVIADNTNTSHDSAVFLKAGSFVGKKDIGPDLLLATNNPICEGGTKTLDATTAGATAYQWFKDGILIPGATNPKLNITGTAANAGTYQVDITLGGCSLKGSTKIEISEQPVIVPNKVFSYCDNQLNGSVPINFSQLSPQLISNLNSAFIPKYYLNPAGTGTPLADGWLLTATTKVYLFVESTYGCPAAIGNFTLKTGNKIPLLKPDYSTPAICDDNFQGVSVNLSNDISQFTADPSLNITFYNSLAEAKLGTPGTSISTNQTLSTTKTFGIRFEGSDCPNVAEITVNIKSPKTSPMHDQPVCPGSVTTLDAGPGFDFYEWSTGVSGSSASGISVGIGNYWVDLYSNGCVYRQNVKVTAPELPQITHIDVSGSTATVYVLDGVPPYSYSLDNVNFQASNIFYNVPRGKHTVYVKDAQNCDSVAKEFLIINLINVITPNSDGHNDVLDYSDLKIKENVSIQIFDRYGNMVFSSKDKQFIWDGKSGGRALPTANYWYILNWTEPDTQLPVSYKGWILLKNRN, translated from the coding sequence ATGTTTAGATACAGATTTTTCAGCAGCAGTTTTGCTCTTCTTTTTATATTATTCTCCATTTCCGGAAGCGCCCAACAGTACATCACGGTAGATACATCAACCTATACACCGGAACAGCTTGTAAAAGATATTTTTATCGGATCCCAAAATGCAGCCTGTATTACCGTATCGAATGTATCTGTAAAAGGCTGGCAGGATTACGGGAACAATCCTTTCAGTCACGGCTATTTCGAAAAAGGAACCTTACCGTTTAATATCGAAAAAGGACTGATATTGAGTACCGGCGGAGCATACAGGGCACCGGGACCGAATAACGGTGTGCTTTCAGAAGGCGACGCAACCTGGTTAGGGGATAAGGATCTTGAAAAAGCAGTTCCCGTTGCAAGTCCTTCCTGGAACGCCACAGCTCTGGAATTTGATTTTGTCTCGCTCACTTCTACCGGAATCAGTTTTGAGTATATGTTTCTATCAGAGGAATATCAGAAAAGCGGATGCAACTATTCCGACGCTTTTGCGTTTCTGATCAAAGAAGCCGGAGCCACCACCTACCAAAATATTGCTACAGTCCTCAATCAGGCCACCGGAAATCTGGATCCCGTGTCTTCGCGAACAGTGAGAGACAACACCTACTGCTCTCCCAGTAATGCCGAATATTTTGGGCAGTATAATTTGCCGCCAATGGTGCCACCGAACATGTCGCCAACCATTTTCGACGGGCAAACCAAAGTGCTTACTGCAAAAGCAGACGTCATTCCGGGAAAAACATACCACATCAAATTGGTCATTGCAGACAATACCAACACCAGTCATGATTCAGCAGTGTTTTTAAAAGCAGGAAGTTTCGTGGGCAAAAAAGATATAGGACCCGATCTGTTACTCGCGACCAATAATCCGATCTGCGAAGGAGGTACAAAAACTTTGGATGCCACCACAGCCGGAGCTACTGCTTATCAATGGTTTAAAGACGGCATTTTAATTCCTGGTGCAACAAATCCTAAGCTGAACATAACGGGAACCGCTGCGAATGCCGGCACCTATCAGGTAGACATCACCTTGGGAGGATGTAGTCTGAAAGGTTCCACTAAAATAGAAATCTCCGAGCAGCCTGTGATTGTTCCCAACAAAGTTTTTTCATATTGTGACAACCAGCTGAACGGAAGTGTTCCGATTAATTTTTCACAACTTTCTCCTCAGTTGATTTCAAATCTCAACAGCGCTTTTATTCCAAAATATTATCTGAACCCCGCCGGAACCGGAACGCCACTCGCTGATGGCTGGCTTTTAACTGCAACCACAAAAGTTTATCTGTTTGTGGAAAGTACTTACGGCTGTCCGGCAGCCATTGGCAATTTCACTTTAAAAACCGGAAATAAAATCCCGCTGCTCAAACCAGATTATTCTACACCGGCTATTTGCGATGATAATTTTCAAGGCGTTTCAGTGAATCTGAGTAATGATATTTCTCAATTCACTGCAGATCCTTCTTTAAATATTACTTTTTACAATTCACTGGCGGAAGCAAAATTGGGAACTCCGGGAACTTCCATTTCGACCAACCAAACTTTGAGCACTACCAAAACTTTTGGAATTCGGTTCGAAGGCAGTGACTGTCCCAATGTGGCAGAAATCACGGTCAACATTAAATCACCAAAAACTTCACCTATGCATGATCAACCGGTTTGTCCAGGTTCTGTCACAACGCTTGATGCAGGTCCCGGTTTTGATTTTTACGAATGGAGCACCGGCGTCAGCGGAAGCAGTGCTTCCGGTATCAGCGTGGGAATCGGTAATTACTGGGTAGATTTATATTCTAATGGATGTGTTTACCGTCAGAATGTGAAAGTCACTGCACCGGAACTGCCGCAAATTACCCATATTGATGTTTCGGGAAGTACGGCAACGGTTTATGTCTTAGACGGTGTTCCTCCATATTCTTATTCTTTGGACAATGTCAATTTTCAGGCCTCCAATATTTTCTATAATGTTCCGCGGGGCAAACATACAGTTTACGTGAAAGATGCGCAAAACTGTGACAGCGTGGCCAAAGAATTCCTGATTATTAATCTGATCAATGTCATCACGCCAAACAGCGATGGCCATAATGATGTTCTGGATTATTCTGATTTAAAAATTAAAGAAAACGTCAGTATACAGATATTCGACCGTTATGGAAATATGGTGTTCAGCTCGAAGGACAAACAGTTTATCTGGGACGGAAAATCAGGCGGCAGGGCACTTCCCACCGCAAATTACTGGTATATCCTGAACTGGACAGAACCAGACACCCAATTACCGGTTTCCTACAAAGGCTGGATTTTACTTAAAAACAGAAATTAA
- a CDS encoding OmpA family protein — translation MKLNLTSIALALVLPTAVFAQDSITSSTGNYPNSYTSGSATVSPFTQESKRFNDWAVSAGAGVPLMQSSDLTSIKSYGAGKNLFGWSAYLSVDKAITHAFGLKLQYDKGESRQGFVNTKDHVASPSGDGARTQYDALSIIGDINFSNLLRRVDNKSPFRWAFHGYAGAGTLAYRAYRQDAGPVYNQNLITEVKPFKFGSLFGQAGAGLKYRATKSLDLEARGMYIVSGDDSFDGARTNTINDNVSDNLINITLGATLNLGRHESHLFWHDPLQEIYYKLDVLADKNQDVEVCKKGDADNDGVCDDWDRQLNTPLGARVDGAGVALDTDLDGVIDLYDKCVTVPGPVENNGCPWDLKSTVSDETRTLEGIEFDLNSDRILPSNTPILNNAVNYINSSEGSYYVIGGADTRGTKAYNQKLSERRANNVKNYLIKNGVNSGKLDAIGRGKTDLKYPECDPATKCPEWKNRANRRVYFEVK, via the coding sequence ATGAAACTAAATTTAACAAGTATTGCATTAGCGCTGGTATTGCCTACAGCGGTTTTTGCGCAGGATTCTATTACCAGCTCCACCGGTAATTATCCTAATTCTTATACTTCAGGATCGGCAACAGTATCGCCTTTTACCCAAGAGTCAAAAAGATTTAACGACTGGGCTGTCTCCGCTGGTGCTGGGGTGCCATTAATGCAGTCTTCTGACCTTACTTCAATTAAAAGTTACGGAGCGGGAAAAAATCTTTTTGGTTGGTCTGCTTACTTAAGTGTTGACAAAGCAATTACCCATGCTTTTGGTCTTAAACTTCAGTATGATAAAGGGGAATCAAGACAAGGATTTGTAAATACAAAAGATCATGTTGCTTCACCAAGTGGTGATGGAGCACGAACGCAATATGATGCGCTTTCTATTATAGGAGATATTAACTTTTCAAATCTTTTGAGAAGAGTAGATAATAAATCTCCTTTTAGATGGGCGTTTCACGGATATGCAGGGGCAGGTACGTTGGCTTACAGAGCCTATAGACAAGACGCTGGACCTGTTTATAATCAGAATTTAATTACAGAAGTTAAACCCTTCAAATTTGGAAGTTTGTTTGGTCAAGCCGGAGCCGGTTTAAAATACCGGGCTACAAAATCATTAGATCTGGAAGCAAGAGGGATGTATATTGTCTCTGGAGATGATTCTTTTGATGGCGCACGTACCAATACGATAAATGATAATGTTTCCGATAACTTAATTAATATTACGTTAGGAGCAACATTAAATTTAGGAAGACACGAGTCTCACCTTTTCTGGCACGATCCACTGCAGGAAATCTATTATAAATTAGATGTATTGGCAGATAAAAACCAGGATGTTGAAGTTTGTAAAAAAGGAGATGCCGATAACGATGGAGTTTGTGATGACTGGGACAGACAGCTTAATACGCCTTTAGGTGCGAGAGTGGATGGTGCAGGTGTTGCGCTCGACACGGATTTAGACGGCGTAATCGACTTGTATGATAAGTGTGTAACTGTTCCGGGACCGGTCGAAAATAACGGCTGTCCATGGGACTTAAAATCTACTGTTTCAGATGAGACCAGAACATTAGAGGGGATTGAATTTGATTTGAATTCAGACCGAATTCTTCCATCTAATACTCCAATCTTAAACAATGCTGTTAATTATATTAATTCATCCGAAGGTTCTTATTATGTAATTGGAGGTGCAGATACAAGAGGTACCAAAGCTTACAACCAGAAATTGTCTGAACGAAGAGCAAATAATGTTAAAAATTATTTGATTAAAAACGGAGTGAATTCTGGTAAATTAGATGCAATAGGCAGAGGGAAAACAGATCTTAAATATCCAGAATGTGATCCTGCAACGAAATGTCCGGAATGGAAAAACAGAGCGAACAGAAGAGTTTACTTTGAAGTAAAGTAA
- a CDS encoding T9SS type B sorting domain-containing protein, which translates to MKNLLALVFALFFTYSTAQMDTEHWFAPMAGNNPADGIQLLYLSTGSLNPVNISIYSGNKLLGTTTISKNNSGKFSGIPRSQMIIENDKEKMAVSSKGIHIVGDGNFFANYRVSTPDSAEMITSKGKSALGTKFFLGMGKMKLRYSNNTAGIIATENNTVVTLSNYEPSLKFTNDKTPGTSQKTVTLNKGESYVFEVDNMYSYNVDYNGLIGAKIESSKPISVTCGNFTGAISIGRDYFVDVFVDQTIPVEKLGNEYIIMNGNGDIANTARMEKTLIVASEDNTEVFLNDNSSSTPDFILPTAGSFKFVENKLYKPVDPQNNIYSLYIRTTKPAYTYQIFSGGDDSGISSGAMNLVPPLSCLLPSKIDEISQVDENPFGDYDYNVKLNITAEKGANVFVNGSQNNLFGPFQVSGNPNWEIYYYPNAKGNISVTTNNRKSITFGFVGGNDEIGYGGNFAGFNVDPEIKKIGGCDESSIYLEVQDNFDVYEWYYSEDKINWILLPETTNQIHPGNKYGYYQCKVTKTSCPPSRLTEIFIYYKCTVIGPPQTYTLSFCENLNPLIEPKFSTNPSLAIDPSKTIILEQATEGKAYVDNQGKIHFEPNNTHLSEVTFTYYFRGVGDFPDSEQVTVTVQITQMQVRNIEITECQDSFGYAIYNLKKFETENTDVQIIKYQYYEDLALTKEINSAELTNYKTINNSIVYVKVLNLYGCFRIGEIHLKTYTVPKIDVQVNGRTATIIASEGLSPYEYAIENSNSFLPYQNSNIFSNLPLGLNTVYVMSADKCTVSTKDFMITQLFNVITPNDDGYNDILDYSELKSKENFLIKIFNTSGQMIYESNEKSYTWNGKSNGKPLPTATYWYIVQWTEPKTKQIVLQTSYLLLKNRN; encoded by the coding sequence TTGAAAAATCTACTCGCTTTAGTTTTTGCATTATTTTTTACATACTCAACTGCACAGATGGATACCGAGCATTGGTTTGCGCCGATGGCAGGCAACAATCCTGCAGATGGGATACAATTATTGTATCTATCTACAGGTAGTTTAAACCCTGTGAACATTAGTATATATAGTGGAAATAAATTATTAGGAACGACAACAATATCTAAAAATAATTCTGGGAAATTTAGTGGAATCCCTCGTTCACAAATGATTATTGAAAACGATAAAGAGAAGATGGCTGTATCATCAAAAGGGATACATATTGTAGGTGATGGAAACTTCTTTGCAAATTACAGAGTTTCAACTCCAGACAGTGCAGAAATGATAACTTCAAAAGGAAAATCTGCACTTGGAACAAAATTTTTCCTTGGAATGGGAAAAATGAAACTCCGCTACAGTAACAATACTGCAGGAATCATTGCCACTGAAAATAACACTGTTGTTACATTATCTAATTATGAACCCTCTTTAAAATTTACGAATGACAAAACTCCAGGTACTTCTCAAAAAACAGTAACTTTAAATAAAGGAGAATCATATGTATTTGAAGTAGACAATATGTACAGTTATAATGTTGATTACAATGGATTAATCGGTGCTAAAATTGAAAGTAGTAAACCCATAAGCGTTACTTGTGGAAACTTTACCGGTGCGATAAGTATTGGAAGAGATTATTTTGTTGATGTTTTTGTGGATCAAACTATTCCTGTTGAAAAACTAGGAAATGAATATATCATCATGAATGGCAATGGAGATATTGCCAATACTGCACGGATGGAAAAAACGTTAATTGTAGCTTCAGAAGACAATACAGAAGTATTTTTAAATGATAATTCAAGTTCTACCCCAGATTTTATACTTCCAACTGCTGGATCTTTCAAATTTGTTGAAAATAAATTATACAAACCTGTCGATCCGCAAAACAACATTTATTCCTTATATATTAGAACCACAAAACCAGCTTATACTTACCAGATTTTTTCAGGGGGCGATGACTCTGGGATTAGTAGCGGAGCTATGAACCTTGTTCCTCCTCTTTCTTGCCTACTGCCTAGTAAAATTGATGAAATATCACAGGTTGATGAAAATCCTTTTGGAGATTATGATTATAATGTAAAGCTTAATATAACGGCTGAGAAAGGAGCAAATGTATTTGTAAATGGTTCACAAAATAATCTATTTGGGCCATTTCAGGTTAGTGGAAATCCAAATTGGGAAATTTATTATTACCCAAATGCAAAAGGAAATATTTCTGTTACCACAAATAATCGCAAATCTATTACTTTTGGTTTTGTAGGTGGAAATGATGAGATTGGCTATGGCGGTAATTTTGCAGGATTTAATGTAGACCCAGAAATTAAAAAAATTGGAGGATGTGATGAAAGCTCTATTTATCTTGAAGTACAAGATAATTTTGATGTTTATGAATGGTACTATTCTGAAGACAAAATAAATTGGATTTTGCTTCCAGAAACAACAAATCAAATCCATCCTGGCAATAAATATGGATATTATCAATGTAAAGTTACTAAAACATCATGTCCGCCTTCAAGGCTTACAGAAATATTTATTTATTATAAATGCACAGTAATTGGTCCGCCACAAACCTATACTTTAAGTTTTTGTGAAAATCTAAATCCTCTTATAGAACCTAAATTTTCAACTAATCCTTCATTAGCTATTGACCCATCTAAAACTATAATTTTGGAACAAGCCACAGAAGGAAAAGCTTATGTTGACAATCAAGGAAAAATTCATTTCGAACCCAATAATACTCATCTTAGTGAAGTAACATTTACCTATTATTTTCGGGGCGTCGGTGATTTCCCTGATTCAGAACAAGTTACGGTAACTGTTCAAATAACCCAAATGCAGGTTAGAAACATTGAGATCACAGAATGCCAAGACAGTTTTGGCTATGCAATATATAATCTTAAAAAATTTGAAACAGAAAATACTGATGTTCAAATCATAAAATATCAATATTATGAAGATTTGGCATTAACAAAAGAAATTAACTCAGCCGAACTCACCAATTACAAAACGATAAACAACAGTATCGTTTATGTTAAAGTCCTTAATTTATATGGATGTTTTAGAATTGGAGAAATTCATTTAAAAACCTATACAGTACCAAAAATTGATGTTCAGGTTAATGGAAGAACAGCAACGATAATCGCATCAGAAGGTTTATCACCTTACGAATATGCAATCGAGAACTCAAACAGTTTTCTACCTTATCAAAATTCAAATATATTTTCAAATCTTCCTTTAGGTCTTAATACGGTGTATGTGATGTCAGCCGATAAATGTACAGTCTCAACAAAAGATTTTATGATTACACAATTATTTAACGTTATTACTCCCAATGATGATGGCTACAACGACATATTAGATTACAGCGAACTGAAATCTAAAGAAAACTTCTTAATCAAGATATTCAATACTTCAGGTCAAATGATTTATGAATCGAATGAAAAAAGTTATACATGGAACGGCAAATCCAATGGCAAACCGTTACCTACAGCAACTTACTGGTATATCGTACAATGGACAGAACCTAAAACAAAACAGATTGTATTGCAAACAAGTTATTTATTACTAAAAAACAGAAATTAA
- a CDS encoding DUF6759 domain-containing protein: protein MKKYIYFLFLFISFFSCAQSKYTVDQVEKSTDMQVIANFIKFNPDHPRTPEFKRKLFAVMNSDKTPAQQAKVAKPTIAPVNKTALKNEVKNTSNTNHKATADLLNHLFNNDPSSKTAYVQIKNKSKCNLIVKLSGKKFYNLNIPANNENFIMVEKGSYSITTMVCDAKYSSTKNIGKDIVITLNAPR, encoded by the coding sequence ATGAAAAAATATATCTATTTCCTGTTTTTATTTATTTCATTTTTTTCTTGCGCCCAGTCGAAATATACCGTCGATCAGGTTGAAAAAAGTACTGATATGCAGGTAATTGCCAATTTTATTAAATTCAATCCGGATCATCCCAGAACTCCTGAATTTAAAAGAAAGCTTTTTGCGGTCATGAACAGCGACAAAACACCAGCTCAGCAAGCTAAAGTTGCAAAACCGACGATTGCACCAGTGAATAAAACGGCCCTTAAAAATGAAGTAAAAAATACTTCGAATACCAATCATAAGGCAACTGCAGATTTGTTAAATCATCTTTTTAATAACGATCCCAGCAGTAAAACTGCTTATGTGCAAATCAAAAATAAATCGAAATGCAACCTGATTGTGAAACTCAGTGGAAAGAAATTTTATAACCTCAATATTCCGGCAAATAATGAGAATTTCATTATGGTAGAAAAAGGCAGTTATTCTATTACGACGATGGTTTGTGATGCAAAATATTCTTCTACAAAAAATATAGGTAAAGATATTGTGATTACTTTGAATGCCCCTAGATAA
- the tsf gene encoding translation elongation factor Ts, whose protein sequence is MYTPVAADVAKLRNITGAGMMDCKKALVEADGDFDKAIENLRKKGQKVAANRADRDSHEGAVIAKVNQDNTMGAIIALNCETDFVGKNDNFVELAHELAEQAIFYANKEEFLASDFHGMTVAEKLIEQTGIIGEKIEIGAFERIEGPYLGAYIHAGNKIAAITSLSANVDGAAEVAKSVSMQVAAMNPIALDETMVSQETIDKELEIERELLTKEGKPANIIDNILKGKMQRFYKDNTLVHQSFIKDSSVSVADYVKSINSDLKVVGYVRASLT, encoded by the coding sequence ATGTATACACCAGTTGCTGCAGATGTAGCTAAATTAAGAAACATTACAGGCGCAGGAATGATGGACTGCAAAAAAGCGTTGGTAGAAGCTGATGGAGATTTCGATAAAGCCATCGAAAACCTTAGAAAAAAAGGACAGAAAGTTGCAGCTAACAGAGCAGACAGAGATTCTCACGAAGGTGCAGTAATTGCAAAAGTTAACCAGGACAACACCATGGGAGCAATTATCGCTTTGAATTGTGAAACAGATTTCGTTGGAAAAAATGATAATTTTGTAGAGTTAGCTCATGAACTTGCTGAACAAGCTATTTTCTATGCAAACAAAGAAGAATTTTTAGCATCTGATTTCCACGGAATGACCGTTGCTGAAAAATTAATCGAGCAAACAGGAATTATCGGTGAAAAAATCGAAATAGGTGCTTTCGAAAGAATTGAAGGTCCATACTTAGGAGCTTATATTCATGCAGGAAATAAAATTGCTGCCATTACTTCTTTATCTGCAAATGTAGATGGAGCTGCAGAAGTTGCAAAATCTGTTTCTATGCAGGTTGCTGCTATGAACCCGATCGCTTTGGATGAAACTATGGTTTCCCAGGAAACGATTGATAAAGAATTGGAAATCGAAAGAGAATTATTGACTAAAGAAGGAAAACCGGCTAACATTATCGATAATATCCTTAAAGGAAAAATGCAGAGATTCTACAAAGACAACACTTTGGTACACCAGTCTTTCATCAAAGATTCAAGCGTATCAGTTGCTGACTATGTAAAATCAATTAACAGTGATCTGAAAGTTGTAGGATATGTAAGAGCGAGCCTTACTTAA
- a CDS encoding RecQ family ATP-dependent DNA helicase — protein MISNRDFEKLKQQTLKHFWGYDTFRDSQETIINSIISGKDTLALLPTGGGKSLCYQLPALVLEGTCLVISPLLALMKDQVHQMKNIGIEAEYLSSELDEFDAEIIFNRCKDGLTKLLYISPERLSNRLFLQNLEEIQISFIAVDEAHCISEWGQDFRPSYQHIKGFREQLKNIPCIALTATATPKVLQEIQLKLNLKNPAIFQKSFRRSNLKIVSDEIADKYERIRNLLKYNNSSGIIYVRTRKEAEELTAFLHRNQITNVDFFHAGIPVKEKNAKQNRWLQSQNQVLISTNAFGMGIDKDNVRFIIHFSPAASIENYYQEIGRAGRDGTNSYAFLLWNEQELKNFDQILINQIPSKAEFQNIVSYLYSTFQIAENDLPENVFQLHIQRIQKFTKVSLAKIRNVLQFLHHQEIIFYNYQNSLSSLELKISPDEIDLLPKKDAYFIELLLRALSGLTTHKVMFSEKSLSTKIESDPHLVKERLRELQHQGHLDYIDGALSSVKFLKHRDQRAIEGKYWNLFAQIQKNKIQKWEEMKFFVQNNEFCKMKLILSYFGEKNVKNCGHCSVCEQQKETVFGRDISGEILEILKTGPANVEEISIKLNYFVKENILENLIHLLDSGKVKMLNFRTYCYNHD, from the coding sequence ATGATTTCTAACCGGGATTTTGAAAAATTAAAACAGCAGACCTTAAAGCATTTTTGGGGTTACGATACCTTTCGGGATTCGCAGGAAACAATCATTAATTCAATTATTTCCGGCAAAGATACTCTGGCCTTACTCCCAACAGGTGGCGGAAAATCACTTTGTTATCAACTCCCGGCTTTGGTTTTAGAAGGAACCTGTTTGGTAATATCTCCACTTTTGGCCTTGATGAAAGACCAGGTCCATCAGATGAAAAACATCGGTATTGAAGCCGAATATCTCTCATCAGAACTGGATGAATTCGATGCCGAAATTATTTTTAACCGTTGCAAAGACGGCTTGACCAAATTATTATATATTTCTCCCGAAAGATTATCCAACAGGTTGTTTCTTCAAAATTTAGAAGAGATTCAGATTTCATTTATTGCCGTAGACGAAGCGCACTGTATTTCGGAATGGGGGCAGGATTTTCGGCCGAGTTATCAGCATATCAAAGGGTTTAGAGAGCAGTTGAAAAATATTCCGTGCATTGCATTAACTGCAACCGCGACTCCAAAAGTTTTACAGGAAATACAGTTGAAACTCAATCTGAAAAACCCGGCAATCTTTCAGAAAAGTTTTAGAAGAAGTAATCTTAAAATTGTCTCCGATGAAATTGCTGACAAATATGAAAGAATTCGAAATCTCCTGAAATATAATAATTCGTCAGGAATTATCTATGTCAGAACCCGAAAAGAAGCTGAAGAACTTACCGCTTTTCTTCACCGAAATCAAATCACGAATGTCGATTTCTTTCACGCCGGGATTCCGGTGAAAGAAAAAAATGCGAAACAAAACCGTTGGCTTCAAAGTCAAAACCAGGTTTTGATTTCTACCAATGCATTCGGGATGGGAATCGATAAAGATAATGTGCGGTTCATTATCCATTTTTCTCCCGCGGCGTCCATAGAAAATTATTATCAGGAAATCGGCCGAGCCGGTCGGGATGGCACAAATTCTTATGCTTTTCTACTTTGGAATGAACAGGAATTAAAGAATTTTGACCAAATTTTAATCAATCAAATTCCATCGAAAGCAGAATTTCAGAATATCGTTTCTTACTTATATTCTACTTTTCAAATTGCGGAGAATGATCTGCCGGAAAATGTATTTCAACTTCATATTCAAAGGATTCAGAAATTTACCAAAGTATCTTTGGCAAAGATTAGAAACGTTCTTCAGTTTTTGCATCATCAGGAAATTATTTTTTATAATTATCAAAATTCTCTTTCATCACTTGAGCTTAAAATTTCGCCTGATGAAATCGATTTGTTGCCCAAAAAAGACGCTTATTTTATAGAACTCTTATTGAGGGCTCTTTCGGGACTTACCACTCACAAAGTAATGTTCAGCGAAAAATCACTGAGTACTAAAATCGAGTCGGATCCTCATTTGGTTAAAGAGCGACTTCGGGAACTGCAGCATCAGGGACATCTGGATTATATCGATGGCGCTTTGTCAAGTGTTAAGTTTCTGAAACACCGTGATCAGCGGGCAATAGAAGGAAAGTACTGGAATCTTTTTGCCCAGATCCAGAAAAACAAAATTCAGAAATGGGAGGAAATGAAATTTTTTGTCCAGAATAATGAGTTTTGTAAAATGAAACTGATCCTGTCTTATTTCGGCGAAAAAAATGTGAAAAACTGTGGACATTGCTCGGTTTGTGAACAACAGAAAGAAACGGTTTTCGGACGGGATATTTCCGGGGAAATTTTAGAAATTTTGAAAACAGGTCCCGCAAATGTAGAAGAGATTTCCATTAAACTGAATTATTTTGTCAAAGAAAATATTTTAGAAAATCTGATTCATCTCCTCGATTCAGGTAAAGTCAAAATGCTCAATTTTAGAACATACTGTTACAATCACGATTAA
- the fmt gene encoding methionyl-tRNA formyltransferase: MKSLKVIFFGTPEFAKTSLEAIHQSSHEVVGVVTVADKASGRGQKIHQSAVKEFAVENNLPVFQPEKLRDPEFLETIKKLNADVFVVVAFRMMPKILFEMPEMGTFNLHASLLPDYRGAAPINYAVINGEKKTGATTFFINEKIDEGNILLQQEIEISPEENAGELHDRLMEMGAELVVKTLDGLSENSIQEKPQPIVEHPKNAFKIFKEDTRIQWNQNAETVHNFIRGMSPYPASFTTIKIGEDEKFLKIFKGKFKMTEHDKIPGTLEINKHQFEIFTKDGFYFPQEVQLEGKKRMSVKDFLNGFQNFDHISMA; this comes from the coding sequence ATGAAATCATTAAAAGTTATTTTTTTCGGAACTCCGGAATTTGCAAAAACTTCCTTAGAAGCAATTCATCAATCCTCTCACGAAGTTGTGGGTGTGGTAACTGTTGCAGATAAAGCGAGCGGACGCGGACAGAAGATTCACCAGTCTGCCGTCAAAGAATTTGCTGTTGAAAATAACTTACCGGTTTTTCAACCCGAGAAATTAAGGGATCCTGAATTTTTAGAAACGATAAAGAAACTCAATGCCGATGTTTTTGTCGTTGTAGCATTCCGGATGATGCCTAAGATTTTATTTGAGATGCCGGAAATGGGAACATTTAATCTTCACGCCTCGTTGCTTCCGGATTATCGTGGCGCTGCGCCGATTAATTATGCGGTCATCAACGGTGAGAAAAAAACGGGAGCAACTACTTTTTTTATCAATGAAAAAATTGATGAGGGAAATATCCTACTTCAACAGGAAATCGAAATTTCACCCGAAGAAAATGCCGGTGAACTGCACGACCGTTTAATGGAAATGGGCGCGGAACTCGTGGTAAAAACCCTCGATGGACTGTCCGAAAACTCGATTCAGGAGAAGCCACAACCGATCGTAGAACATCCTAAAAATGCTTTTAAAATTTTTAAAGAAGATACCCGGATTCAATGGAATCAAAACGCGGAAACCGTTCATAATTTCATCCGTGGAATGTCGCCTTATCCTGCTTCTTTTACGACCATTAAAATTGGGGAAGACGAAAAATTTTTAAAAATATTTAAAGGTAAATTTAAAATGACGGAACATGATAAAATTCCGGGAACTTTAGAAATAAATAAACACCAATTCGAAATTTTCACAAAAGACGGTTTTTATTTCCCGCAAGAAGTTCAGCTTGAAGGGAAAAAAAGAATGTCTGTGAAGGATTTCTTAAATGGATTCCAGAACTTTGACCATATTTCGATGGCTTAA